AGCCCCGGATCTGGATGAAACCTGGCAAGAAGAACAAGTCATTGGCGATGGGTCAGAGAATATGACCACAGAGCGTCAGGAATGGTTGAATCTTGAACAAGAAAACGACTTTTCTGACTTGCTGGGGGGTGATACAGATGGGTTAGGAACCTCTGCCACGCCAGCAACTGATGGAGATGATTTAACTTTATTTGGATTTGGAGAAGACTTAGTAGAGGAAGGCGAAACACCTTCGGCGGGAAGCGAACAAGAAGATGTCGCACAATTGTTCGCAGGTAGCGTGTCAGAAGGAAATGGAGCGGAAGATGATTTTGCTGACCTGCTGTTTGAGGTAGATACCCCAAGCGCAGCTTTAGAAGCAACCCAATCAGAAAATTTAGCCAATCTCTGGAGTGACAGTTTCCTAGAGGATGAAGGCTTTGAGCAACAGGAGATTACCAATCCTCTCAACGAGGCGCTAGCGACTGCTACAGACGAAGATTTATTAGACATTCTCACCTCTGAAAATGTGGACTTGGCTCTCTTGGTGACAGAATCAGAAGCGTTAGAGTCCGAAGAAGAGCTGTTCGGTGCGGCGGGTGTAGAGGCTCCCGAAAATAACTCGATTTTCGAGGCAGGGGCGACAAATCAGGAGTCGTCAGACTGGGAATTGATGACAACCAGCACGCTGTTTGGCGAAGCAGCCGAGAACGGCAACCAGGAAGTTCCAGAAGAGTTAGAAACTCCATTGATCATGTCTACAGAAGGATCGGACTGGGCTGCGGATTGGTCGAACGAAGATTTGCAGGTACTCGATAGTGTTTCTGCGACCGAGCCAATCGCCCCTACTGGTAAAGATTTGCCAGATTTTGGTTTTGAGGATGAGCAGAGTACGAGTACAGCTTTAACAGGCGATTTGGAGATGAGTGGCCTGTTGGAAGATGAAGTTGATTTAACGGCGGCGGGTTGGGAAGAAGAACCAGACTTTAGCAACTTGGAGCTGTTTGAAACCCCAGAAGCCAGACCAGATACGGACGATGTTCTTGATGAACTGATGTTGGATGACAATACCGATCTGTGGCTTGAGGAACCGATGCCGAGAAACGAGGCAAACGACCTGCTGGACTTGAGCGCAGCGGTAGGAAATCCTTTTGAGTTGGAGGCGATCGCACCCGAAATCGAAGCGGATGCCGTAGGAGATGTTAACCTCGACTTTAATTGGCCTGCCATGCCAGGTGTGGAAGATATCGATGCCAGTACAAGCAGCGTTGATGGAGCTTTCCTAGAGGATTGGTCAGCCGCAGACTTGGCATGGGACGAGACAATCGAACCCGCTGGCTTCTCAGAGTTAACAGCACCTCAGATGCCAGGAACGGCACGAGAAGAAGTAGAAGATTGGGAAAACCAGCTCGATTTCAATGAAACGCTGGTTGAAGAGCCATTCTCAGCTTTAGACGAGCTAGATATTCCCAGCAATTGGGCGTCTCCAGACGCATTTGCACTGGATACAAGCACTTCCGAAGCAGGGAACGAAGAGGCTCTGGACTTGTTAGAGTTACACTCCCCACAACAAACCAGTTCCTTTAGCCTGGATTGGGAAAGCGAAGCGGAAAGCAATGGTAGCGAGATCGAGAACGTAACGCGACAAGAAGAGGCGGATGCGATCGCAGATGTGGATCTGGATGCGATCGCGCTAAACTCCGTTCCTAATCTTACTGAAACTGATTCGGTAGATAGGTTAGACGATTTCTTTGGGTCGCCAACATCAGAGATAGAAACACCAGAATTCGCCTCTCTAGATGAATCTCTTGACGTGAACGGGGAAAACCATGAAGCACCCCAACTTGACGCATTAGATAACTTCTTTGAGCCAGAACCAGAAGCAACTGCAACGACACAATGGGATAGTTCTCTGGACTTTGCCAGCATGAACCTATCCGATGGAAATACAGATGCTTTTGATGCTATCTCAGCAGAGCCGTTACCTAGTCTGTTTGATACGAGCCAGGAAGAGTCGCTCATTTCGGTAGACTCCTCTGATGATTTCTTCGCTACAACCGATGCGTTTTTAGAACTGCCATCAGAGGCAACATCTCAAGGATCTCTGGATGCCGCAGAAAATCTAGAAACAATGTTCGGTGACGAACCATTTTCCAGTAACGAGGCGCTGGATTTGAATGAAGAAAATCTGTTAGCTAGCGAATTCGGCGCTGACTGGGGAATCGGCTCGGCGGTGCCTGTCGAGGCAGCTTTCGAGCTTGATGAGGATCTCTTAGATTCCTCGTTGTCTGCGGAAGCACCAGAGAATCTGGAAGCGATGCTTGGGGAAGAAGCACCCACATCTACTCCAGAAACGCTGGAATTAGCAGATTCCGACCTATTTAACAGCGGCACAGACGATGCTGCGTGGGGAATCGACTTAGCGGCGATGCCGGTGGAGACAGAGAATCTGGAAGCGATGTTTGGGGAAGAAGCACCCGCATCTACTCCAGAAACACTGGCATTAGCAGATTCCGAAGAGGTTCTGGAATTAGCAGATTCCGACCTATTTAGCAGCGGCACAGACGATGCGGAGTGGGGAATCGACTTGGCGGCGATGCCAGTGGAGACAGAGAATCTGGAAGCGATGTTTGGGGAAGAAGAATCACCCACTCCAGAAACGCTGGAATTAGCAGATTCCGACTTATTTGGCAGCGACACGGAGAATGCGGAGTGGGGAATTGACTTGGCCGCGATGCCGGTGGAGACAGAGAATCTGGAAGCGATGTTTGGGGAAGAAGAATCACCCACTCCAGA
The Coleofasciculus sp. FACHB-1120 genome window above contains:
- a CDS encoding Hpt domain-containing protein — encoded protein: MQPEQQQRIMGYFIEEAKDHLNTIEQGLVNLQSTIEDSEMVNEVFRAAHSVKGGAAMLGIISIQRTSHRLEDCFKVLKECPVKIDQKLESLFLKVSDTLKELIEQLSGPFGLTEEIANGIMSGVEPVFEELNQHMEFLVNGTSGNVSLEAASSAQAAGAATAASGNYLRDGQAQKRFQSEVLNQLREMLQLFKQPDQPRCRQQLQEICNSLQRMGEEYECPKWSELIQASASAIANPENPYRTLATVVIKEIKQAQELVLAGRASSIEPSSQLTSLIPSAATPPLLAELDAEASLIYSAQELAGATTAVVQTRNLASVQPQHSMTPAEAGNSRQSRPKATDRFNYSETFIQEERFAATESGAGLKESSLTSANSDTTFSSQSSIKSGRGKDSANHPADPNGPEVGMAELNSLADLFEGEAPDLDETWQEEQVIGDGSENMTTERQEWLNLEQENDFSDLLGGDTDGLGTSATPATDGDDLTLFGFGEDLVEEGETPSAGSEQEDVAQLFAGSVSEGNGAEDDFADLLFEVDTPSAALEATQSENLANLWSDSFLEDEGFEQQEITNPLNEALATATDEDLLDILTSENVDLALLVTESEALESEEELFGAAGVEAPENNSIFEAGATNQESSDWELMTTSTLFGEAAENGNQEVPEELETPLIMSTEGSDWAADWSNEDLQVLDSVSATEPIAPTGKDLPDFGFEDEQSTSTALTGDLEMSGLLEDEVDLTAAGWEEEPDFSNLELFETPEARPDTDDVLDELMLDDNTDLWLEEPMPRNEANDLLDLSAAVGNPFELEAIAPEIEADAVGDVNLDFNWPAMPGVEDIDASTSSVDGAFLEDWSAADLAWDETIEPAGFSELTAPQMPGTAREEVEDWENQLDFNETLVEEPFSALDELDIPSNWASPDAFALDTSTSEAGNEEALDLLELHSPQQTSSFSLDWESEAESNGSEIENVTRQEEADAIADVDLDAIALNSVPNLTETDSVDRLDDFFGSPTSEIETPEFASLDESLDVNGENHEAPQLDALDNFFEPEPEATATTQWDSSLDFASMNLSDGNTDAFDAISAEPLPSLFDTSQEESLISVDSSDDFFATTDAFLELPSEATSQGSLDAAENLETMFGDEPFSSNEALDLNEENLLASEFGADWGIGSAVPVEAAFELDEDLLDSSLSAEAPENLEAMLGEEAPTSTPETLELADSDLFNSGTDDAAWGIDLAAMPVETENLEAMFGEEAPASTPETLALADSEEVLELADSDLFSSGTDDAEWGIDLAAMPVETENLEAMFGEEESPTPETLELADSDLFGSDTENAEWGIDLAAMPVETENLEAMFGEEESPTPETLALADSEEVLELADSDLFSSDTENAEWGIDLAAMPVETENLEAMFGEEESPTPE